The genomic window CCGCGACGGCGGGCCGAGGGGCTGGTGGTCGTGGGGTCGGTCAGCCCTTGAGCAGCTGACGCGCCATGACGATGCGCTGCACCTGGTTGGTGCCTTCATAGATCTGGGTGATCTTGGCGTCCCGCATCATCCGCTCGACCGGGAAGTCCTTGGTGTAGCCATAGCCACCCAGCAGCTGGACCGCGTCCGTGGTGACCTCCATCGCGACGTCGGAGGCAAAGCACTTGGCAGCTGCACCGAAGAACGGCAGGTCAGGGTCGTTGCGCTCAGACTTGGCGGCCGCGACATAGACCATCTGTCGGGCTGCCTCCAGCTTCATCCCCATATCGGCGAGCATGAACTGCACGCCCTGGAACTGCGAGATGGCCTTGCCGAACTGCTGGCGCTCCTTGACATAGCCCAGCGCGAAGTCAAGGGCTCCCTGGGCGATGCCGACGGCCTGGGCGCCAATGGTGACCCGGGTGTGGTCCAGGGTGCGGAGCGCGATCTTCAGACCCTCACCCGGTGCGCCGACCATGCGGTCACCGGGGATGGAGCAGTTCTCAAAGAGCAGCTCGCGGGTGGGCGAGCCCTTGATGCCGAGCTTCTTCTCCGGCTCGCCGAAGGTGAACCCGTCGTCGGACTTCTCGACCACGAATGCGGTGACGTTGCGGCCGCGCTCCCCGTCCGGGTCGGTCACGGCGAGCACCGTGTAGAAGTCGGACACGCCCGCGTTGGTGATCCACGACTTCTGACCGTTGAGCAGGAAGGACCCGTCGGGCTGCTCGATCGCCTTGCACTTCATGCCGGCGGTGTCGCTGCCGGCACCGGCCTCGGACAGGCCGTAGGAGAACATCGCCTCACCACGGGCGACCGGCGGCAGGTACTTCGCCTTGATCTCCTCACTGGCACCGAGGATCAGCGGCATCGTGCCCAGTTTGTTGACGGCCGGGATGAGCGAGGAGGACGCGCAGGCCCGGGCCACCTCCTCGATGACGATGCAGGTCGCGAGGGCGTCGGCGCCCACCCC from Ornithinimicrobium cryptoxanthini includes these protein-coding regions:
- a CDS encoding acyl-CoA dehydrogenase family protein, translated to MSDFDLFRISEDHEALREAVREVSDHKIAPHAAAVDEESRFPQEALDALRATDFHAPHIAEEYDGVGADALATCIVIEEVARACASSSLIPAVNKLGTMPLILGASEEIKAKYLPPVARGEAMFSYGLSEAGAGSDTAGMKCKAIEQPDGSFLLNGQKSWITNAGVSDFYTVLAVTDPDGERGRNVTAFVVEKSDDGFTFGEPEKKLGIKGSPTRELLFENCSIPGDRMVGAPGEGLKIALRTLDHTRVTIGAQAVGIAQGALDFALGYVKERQQFGKAISQFQGVQFMLADMGMKLEAARQMVYVAAAKSERNDPDLPFFGAAAKCFASDVAMEVTTDAVQLLGGYGYTKDFPVERMMRDAKITQIYEGTNQVQRIVMARQLLKG